In Leptospira licerasiae serovar Varillal str. VAR 010, the sequence GTTTCCGCGAAAACGTCTATTTTTCTTCTGCTCGGATGTAAAAGATATCTCAGCAGAGGATCGAGTTTGCTCATTGAATGTTCCGAATTCTGGATTTAAGAACGGCCCCCGTTCCCGGGAGCCGATCGCACAATATTACTTTTTCTTAAGAGGGAAGTAACCTACGTCCTTCACAACTTTTTGTCCGTCTTTTCCGATCACCCAATCGATAAACTTTTTAGTTTGGTCTTTAGGTGCTTCTCTCAAATAAAAGTATAGATATCTGGAGATCGGATATTTATTGGTTAAAATATTCGCTTCAGTAGGAAGTTCCGGTTTAGAGTTTGCGTCCGCAGATACGGCAACGTCTTTTACTCCGGAAGCGTAAGCTGCTCCACCGTAACCGATTCCCCATTTGTCTTTGGAGATCGCATTAACTAGTGCAGCAGTTCCTACCATGTGTTGTGCAGAAGGATCAAAGTCTTGTTTTTCCAAAACATGCTCTTTGAAGTATTCATAAGTTCCGGAGTTATTCTCGCGGCTATAGAGTACGATTTTATGATCTTCTCCGCCAACTTCCTTCCAATTGGTGATCTTTCCGGTGAAAATTTTGCGAATTTCTTCGATGGAAAGTTTTGCGATTGGATTCTTTTTGTTTACATAAAGTGAAATACCGTCGATTGCAACCTTGATTTCCACACCGTTGGAATTATATTTTTCCTTTAATTGTTGGATCTCTTGAGGTTTGAGCGGGCGAGAAGCGGAGCAAATATCCGTGGTCCCGTTGATTAAAGCTGCGATCCCGGTTCCGGAACCGCCTCCGGTAACTTGGAATTGAGCGGATTTATCCGGGAAGGTTTCGGTCCATTTTTGAACCAGGATAACCATCGTATCGGATCCTTTAATGGTGATTGTCTTTTTCTCTTCCCCGGATACGGAAAATGAAGAAAGAGCGAATGCTAATAAGACAATAAGTCTTAAACCTATCTTTTTCATCTGTATGATATTTCTCCTGAAATATTTTTGAATCATAAACAAGAACCGTTACGAACGGATTTCTCAAATATTACAATCCTGATACACTCTATTCTGTTGCATGGATTTGGCAATTTAACGCATTCTATGCAAACGAGCCCCTGCCTGCAAGAAAGTACAGGGGCTTTTTATCGTTAATTGGTAGGAAATCCTACTGCTGCCTTGATCTTATTCCCACAATCTCCCCCAGCTTGTCCCAGGTTCGGATCACAGGTATAATATCTAAAATTCACAGGACTTGCATTTGTAGGAATTCCGGAACCCAAAAAACCCAAACTACTACAAGAAGAAGTAGAGAGGGCCGATTTCCTAAGTTCCGTATCCAAAGAATGCCCGAACATTACATAAAGGTAATAATTTGTCGGGGATATCGTAGAATTGGAAACTCCTAAAACGGTGAAATGGTCGTAACATTCTCCCGTATAATCCGTGAAATTGCCTGCAACTTCCGCTACTACGATGGATTTGTTTCCGTCGTCAGGAGTTCCTACTAAGGCTCCCAATAGAGCTGAATCATCCTTTGTGTCGGAAGAGCAAGAAATTGCTAAAAGTACCAAAAGTGGAAGTATGAATTTAAGTTTAGATTTCATAATTTGCCTTCTCCTCTTCTTAATCTAACCTGGTGTTCAATTGGTCCGGTGTAACGGTCCCGGTCCAGAAAGTAGCCTGGAGCTGGAAGTATATAGTTTGATTGTTTATCGTTTCGGGTTCTCTTGTTATAGGATCGATTCCCAATTTGAGAACAGGGATTTGATAGAACAACTGTGCTTTGAATAGGTGCTTATCCCCGAAAAGATTTAGACCCACCCAATAGTATTTTTTCAGATCGGTATCTTCTATCTTACCGTTACGATTGAAGTCCCCTTTCAGGAAATCATATCTGAAAACAGGCATAATATAGTATTTATCGAATATCTGGATATTATATCCGACGGTTGCCTGCCATCCGGAAAGATTATTGGAAGC encodes:
- a CDS encoding phosphate ABC transporter substrate-binding protein; this translates as MKKIGLRLIVLLAFALSSFSVSGEEKKTITIKGSDTMVILVQKWTETFPDKSAQFQVTGGGSGTGIAALINGTTDICSASRPLKPQEIQQLKEKYNSNGVEIKVAIDGISLYVNKKNPIAKLSIEEIRKIFTGKITNWKEVGGEDHKIVLYSRENNSGTYEYFKEHVLEKQDFDPSAQHMVGTAALVNAISKDKWGIGYGGAAYASGVKDVAVSADANSKPELPTEANILTNKYPISRYLYFYLREAPKDQTKKFIDWVIGKDGQKVVKDVGYFPLKKK
- a CDS encoding LA_3150 family lipoprotein; the encoded protein is MKSKLKFILPLLVLLAISCSSDTKDDSALLGALVGTPDDGNKSIVVAEVAGNFTDYTGECYDHFTVLGVSNSTISPTNYYLYVMFGHSLDTELRKSALSTSSCSSLGFLGSGIPTNASPVNFRYYTCDPNLGQAGGDCGNKIKAAVGFPTN